The Penaeus chinensis breed Huanghai No. 1 chromosome 21, ASM1920278v2, whole genome shotgun sequence genome has a window encoding:
- the LOC125036685 gene encoding uncharacterized protein LOC125036685 has translation MRTSSMLLVLLLAGAVLSAPSSSRQVALINAFSDRKTVESIVDCFLGKKKCSPEEEKMRVRALATMRNFGSCPSNLCTPEEAAEMSTAMGLLADKYPDLWAKLIAAMFGIDLGRK, from the exons ATGAGAACGTCATCGATGCTCCTGGTGCTGCTTTTGGCTGGGGCCGTGCTTTCAGCCCCTTCGTCGTCGAGGCAGGTAGCGCTTATCAATGCCTTCAGCGACCGAAAGACAGTGGAGTCCATCGTCGACTGTTTCCTCGGCAAGAAGAAGTGTTCCcctgaggaggagaagatgagag TGCGTGCTCTCGCCACCATGAGGAACTTCGGCTCGTGTCCCTCCAACCTGTGCACTCCCGAAGAGGCCGCCGAGATGAGCACTGCCATGGGGCTCCTGGCTGACAAGTACCCCGACCTGTGGGCTAAGTTGATCGCAGCTATGTTCGGCATCGACCTTGGGAGAAAATAG